The genomic DNA AGCCCGCCCTGGTGCCGTGCGACCCCGACGAGGTCGGTCTCCGCCTTGATCAGGATGGCGCCCAGGGCCGCGAGAGTACCCAGGAAGGCCCAGAGCCAGTCGATCCGTCCGCTGCCCCACAGGTCGGCGGCGCGCAGGCCGAACCCGACCAGCACGGCCGCGTCGCAGAGGTATGCGCCGACGCGGTCGAGGTAGACGCCGCCCAGGGAGAACTGCTGCTTCCAGCGCGCCAGCTCGCCGTCGACGCAGTCGAGCAGCAGGTAGAGCTGGACCATGAGAACCCCGAGCAGCGCGCCGGGGATACCCGGGACGAGCAGGGCCGGAGCGGCGAGCACACCGGCGACGGTCATCAGGTAGGTCAGCTGGTTGGGCGTCACCTTGGTGTTCACCAGATACCGGTCCACACGCAGTGAGAGCTCACGCATGTAGAGCCGGCCCGCCCAGTGTTCACCGCTGCGCCGGTCCTTGACGCCCGGAGGGTGAACGACCGGACGGAGTTCAGCTACGGATGGTCTTGGCATAGTCGGCGTACGCGTCCCTGATCTGGTCGGTGGACAGGTTGAGGTGTTCCAGGATCGTGAAGCGTCCCGGGCGCGTCTGCGGGGCGTAGTCGACGGCCTGGACGAACTCGTCGGCTGTGAAGCCGATCTCGTCGGGCAGGACCGGCAGCCCGTGGCGACGCAGCGCGGCCGCCATGAGCAGCGACTCGTCCCGCGCTCCCCGCAGGTGCATGGCGAAGCAGGCGCCGAGGCCGACCTGCTC from Streptomyces sp. NBC_01707 includes the following:
- a CDS encoding CDP-alcohol phosphatidyltransferase family protein; amino-acid sequence: MPRPSVAELRPVVHPPGVKDRRSGEHWAGRLYMRELSLRVDRYLVNTKVTPNQLTYLMTVAGVLAAPALLVPGIPGALLGVLMVQLYLLLDCVDGELARWKQQFSLGGVYLDRVGAYLCDAAVLVGFGLRAADLWGSGRIDWLWAFLGTLAALGAILIKAETDLVGVARHQGGLPPVKEAASEPRSSGMALARRAAGALKFHRLILCVEASLVILVAAVLDSVRDDLFFSRIAVAVLAGVALLQTLLHLVSVLASSRLK